In Magnetococcales bacterium, the DNA window TCTTTTTCCTCTGTGGAATCTGGAATTTTTGCTGATTTTGGATCATCAGGGCCAAACTCTGCAACACCTGCCTGTGAGTTTTGATGCCTCTGAGCCTCTGTCCGGGGAACTGTTGCAAAATGCTCGAAAGGCTCTCTCAAAAGGGCACCATTATTGGAGTAGTGCCAAGGTGGGTGGAGCGTGGAGCCTTTTGCTTTTTGCCCCTCTGAAAGTGGAAGGCCATCCTTCCCTGACGGTGGTGTTTGCCCAACAGATGGAGGCCCTTGCTGCTGAGGTGAGAGCTGCCAACCCCGCCCATCCCTTTCAGCTGGCGGCTGGGGATGGTTTGATCGGCGACAATTTACTTGATGTTCAGCCAGATAGTCGCCTGCAGCTGATGATTGACGGGGTGATTGAGAGCGATGTGGCTCATATGGAGTATGATGCTGATCGCCAGACCAATCTGTTCGTCACACCATTGCCTATTTTTGATCGTTCCTTTGCCTTGGTTGTTCCCGTTGAGGTGGAGCAGGCCCGGCAGATTCTAGCGGGTTCCCGGGAGCGTTTGGCTTATTCGGGGATTTTCATTGTGCTGCTGCTGGTGGGGGTGGGGTTTGCGCTGGATCGGCTTATTCTGGCACCTCTCAAACGACTGCGCAATCAGGCTGCTGCCATGGTCAAAGCCTGTTCTGGCAACGAACAGAAGCTTTATATCGATCCTGAGGAGAGTGGCAATGAGATTGCTCTTTTGGAAAAGGCTTTTGAAGAGGCTTCGGTCAAGCTTTATGCCCATGTTTCTCATTTGATTGATGCCAAACAGCTGTTGGAGGGGTTGGCCCTTCAGGATCCTGTCACTTTGCTGGGTAATCGTCGGATGTTTCATGAATTTTTGGCCCGAACTTTGGGCCAATGCCGCCGCAAGGAGCGGAAGGTGGCGGTGTTGTTGATTGAACCGACCTCTTTGACGGAGCGTGGTTCTTCATCTGATGAGGTGGAGCGGGATTTGATGTTGCGGGCCATGGCTGATCGTTTGCGCCATCATCTTCGGGGGGAGGATTTGGCTTTTCGTGTTGACCACAACATGTTTGTTTCCTTTGCGCCGGAGTGTGGGGATGAAGAGCAGGTGTTGGCTTTGACCAATCGTCTCTATCAGTTTTTGGTGGCTCCGTACACTTTGGAAGGGGGCAAGAAGGTGGTATTGGGGCTTCATATTGGTATCAGTTTGTTTCCGGAGTCGGGTGAAGAGGTGACGGATTTATTGGAGGCTTCGGGTCGTGCTTTGGATTTGGCCAAGAGGGAGGGTGGGGTGCCTTTCAGGATATATCAGCATCCTGAGGCGACGACTGAGCGGGGGGAGTAAGGGTTTAAACTATTAAAAAAAAAGAGGAGGGGGGTTGGGGAGGATTCTTCCTCCCCAAGGTTTTTCCTTTGATCTTGATTTTTCTTATCTTTTGATCTTGATTTTGTTTTACACCCCCCTGGGAGGGTGGGGGCTTGCCCCCACGGTTCTTCTTTTGTTTTTTCCTTTGATCTTGATTTTATTTCATCTCTTCCAGGAGGGGTTTTCTCCCACGGTTTTAATTTTTCCAGCATGATTTCCCCCCAACACCTTCTCTCTGAAGAAGCGGATTCCCAATCGTCTTCTGGGGCGATGGCCCGGGACTTGACTGAAGAGGCGCTTCGGGTATAAAAAGCGAACCAGTCGGATGCCATTGGCGCTGACGCCAGGCACCATTCAACATCATTGATTTGAATTAGCCCAGTGTTTTTTTATGGCTACTTCTGTGAAGTTGCTGATACCTGCAGCATATCAACAAGTTGCTTGTATATTTTTCGATCTGCGAAGCATTTTTGTGACTTTACAAATTTGGTGTTCATTTAAAAAAGTTTCAATTATTCCCACAATGCACCTGCCAAGTCTATTGCCTGGTTCACCAGATGTCCATTTTAGATTATAAAATTCTGCAAACAGTCATCTGAAATCCTGAACTTTCAAATATAATATTTGTCACAAAAGATGGGGGTTCTCCTATTCCTGGTATCAATACAGTATAATTGTCTGCATTGATATCATCTATTATTAAATATAAGATCCGAAGCACGCCAAATCACTGCATGTTAAACCGGGTATTTGTCGATATGGACCGTTTTGATAGCCTGTATTCTTGAATGGTTGAACGTTGAGAGATTTGAAGCTTGGATTTGATTGAGCAGAATGACCAAGTAGCGATCGGTTCGGAGTTTTGTTTGTGTTTGAGAGTGATAATCAACAGCAACACCGTTTTTCTGTCCTTTCCCGGGTGGCACACGGTTTTGTGGATCTCCTGTTTCCAACGATCTGTGCCGGGTGTCGGGAGAGGGTGGGGGAGGTGGATCGGCTCTGTGATGGTTGCTTGGACGCTCTGCCCCCTCAGCCGGAAAATATTTGCCTGCGTTGTGGGGAGGTGACGGCAGAGGTGCGGGATGGCTGCGGGCGGTGCCTGAATGATCCTTGGCGCTCGGATGCGGTCTACTGTCCATTTGCTTACGAAGGATTGATCAAGGATCTGATCATCGGTTTTAAATTTGGCGATCATTCCGAATGGGCCCCCCTCCTGGCCGGGCTTGCCTGGCAGCGGTTGAGCAAGGCCTTGCAGTGGGAGGAAGCGGACGCGGTGATGCCCATTCCCCTCCATTGGCCCCGGTTGATCCACCGTCGTTTCAATCAATCTGCCCTTCTGGCCCGGGAATTGGCGCGATATCTTGATCGACCACTGGTGACAAGTGGCTTGAAACGCATCAAAATGACCCTGCCCCAGACCCAACTGGATCTGGCGGGGCGGATTCGCAACGTCAAGGGGGCCTTCCGTGCTGATCGACGTCAGGTGGAAGGGCGCTCCCTGCTGCTGGTGGATGATGTCATGACCACCGGAGCGACCACTGCCGAGGCCGTGGCCGCATTAAAAAAAGCTGGTGCAAACCGGGTGGCCGTGGTCTGCCTCTCCCGGGCTGGCTTTAAGAAAGATACCCCCAACTAGAACCGGAGAAAGTAGATGCCTGATATCCTTATATATTCCACCACTGTCTGCCCTTTTTGTGTTCGTGCCAAGATGCTTCTCGATAAAAAAGGGGCTCAATATCGGGAGATCAATCTGGATAAAACCCCCGAGATGCGGGATGAAATGCTGCAAAAATCGGGTGGTCGCCGTACGGTACCGCAAATTTTTATTGGGGATCTCCATGTGGGCGGGTGTGATGACCTCTATGAATTGGAAATGGACGGCAAGCTGAACGAACTCCTGGAAATTACCTGAAGAAGAAAGAGAAGCTCATGACCGCCCCCTCTGGAGAAAAATCCTATCGATCCGCCACTGCGGCCATCATTCAGATGTGCTCCACCGATGATCGGGAACACAACCTGGCCGTGGCTGGAGAACTCCTGGAAGATGCCCAGGGGCAGGGGGCGGAGCTGATGGTGCTGCCGGAAAATTTTGCCTTTATGGGGCAGGATCTCGAGGCCAAGCGTCGCCACCTGGAAGATCCCGAGACGGGGGTCACCGTGCGTTTTTTGCAGGAGACCGCCAAAAGCCTCGGAGTGTGGATTGTGGGGGGCTCCATCACCCTGGCCATTCCCGACTCCCCCAAGGCAGCCAACGCTTCTCTCCTGGTGGGGCCGGATGGGGTCATTCAAGCTCGCTACGACAAAATGCACCTCTTCGATGTCAACCTGGGGGGAGGGGAGGCGCTACGGGAATCGGATTTTGTGCAGGCAGGTAAGACCCCGGTGGTGGCGGAAACCCCGTTTGGTCGCTTGGGTCTGGTCATCTGCTACGACCTGCGCTTTCCTGAGCTCTTTCGGGCTTTGAGTCAGCAGGGGGCCACAATTTTTGCACTCCCCGCAGCTTTTACCCTCACCACGGGTCAGGCCCATTGGGAGCTGCTCTTAAGAGCCCGGGCCGTGGAAAATTTCGCCTATCTTCTGGCTTCTGCCCAATGGGGGCGCCATGCTGACGGTCGCCGCACCTATGGTCACGCCATGGTGGTGGAGCCTTGGGGGACAGTCACTGCCCGGGCACCCGAGGGGGACGGTTTTATCCTGGCGGATCTGAACCCCAAGCGAGTGGAGCAGAGCCGCCGGAAAATTCCCTGTCTCCAACATCGGGTTCTTTAGCGTTTTCCGGAAAGCCCATCGGATCCCCTCTTTCCAATATCAGGTCCGCTGAATTTTTTTAAATCCAATCGAACCTGGTGTGATCAAGGGCTGATTTTTTTCCAGGGGAGGCTCTTTTTGCGGCTTTTTCCGGCAGCCCCTTTTACCCTCTTCTGGAGTGACTCTCCCTGCCCTCTCCATCAATCTGACACCCCCAGTGTCAACGCTCCCGGTATGAGCGTCAAAACCCCTACGCCGTCCATGTCTGCCTCGGTTTGGAAATCCCCATATTTCAATAGAAATCCTGCCATCCATCACACTCTTGCGCCCTGAGCCAATTTGGCGAAGATTTTGCGAAAACCCTCTCTAGAACCGATGGCTGGTGGAAGAAGTCCCAATAGGCGACTTGGTTCCAGGCCATCAGAGTCTCAATACTGTCCGGGCAGGGAGTGAATCTCCTCCCGCTGGCAGCCAATCATTGGAAACCGCTCCATGGCCAAAAAACGGCGCCTGCAGTTTACCGAACGCACCCTTATTCTGGAACAGACCGACTCGGAATGGCGTGGGGGGGGTGGTGGCCGCTCCAAGTTTAATCCTCTGAAACGGGCGGCTGGG includes these proteins:
- a CDS encoding ComF family protein; the protein is MFESDNQQQHRFSVLSRVAHGFVDLLFPTICAGCRERVGEVDRLCDGCLDALPPQPENICLRCGEVTAEVRDGCGRCLNDPWRSDAVYCPFAYEGLIKDLIIGFKFGDHSEWAPLLAGLAWQRLSKALQWEEADAVMPIPLHWPRLIHRRFNQSALLARELARYLDRPLVTSGLKRIKMTLPQTQLDLAGRIRNVKGAFRADRRQVEGRSLLLVDDVMTTGATTAEAVAALKKAGANRVAVVCLSRAGFKKDTPN
- the grxC gene encoding glutaredoxin 3; the encoded protein is MPDILIYSTTVCPFCVRAKMLLDKKGAQYREINLDKTPEMRDEMLQKSGGRRTVPQIFIGDLHVGGCDDLYELEMDGKLNELLEIT
- a CDS encoding GGDEF domain-containing protein; the protein is MWRDKSLKIPAVSFLLVAVIATLGVGYLINFTILKDVLQERMHVRAGQITEGVRADLSSRVSKLEHFKDSWSENTEYLLDLEADNGVEGLGLKEMVRQWQDLFPLWNLEFLLILDHQGQTLQHLPVSFDASEPLSGELLQNARKALSKGHHYWSSAKVGGAWSLLLFAPLKVEGHPSLTVVFAQQMEALAAEVRAANPAHPFQLAAGDGLIGDNLLDVQPDSRLQLMIDGVIESDVAHMEYDADRQTNLFVTPLPIFDRSFALVVPVEVEQARQILAGSRERLAYSGIFIVLLLVGVGFALDRLILAPLKRLRNQAAAMVKACSGNEQKLYIDPEESGNEIALLEKAFEEASVKLYAHVSHLIDAKQLLEGLALQDPVTLLGNRRMFHEFLARTLGQCRRKERKVAVLLIEPTSLTERGSSSDEVERDLMLRAMADRLRHHLRGEDLAFRVDHNMFVSFAPECGDEEQVLALTNRLYQFLVAPYTLEGGKKVVLGLHIGISLFPESGEEVTDLLEASGRALDLAKREGGVPFRIYQHPEATTERGE
- a CDS encoding carbon-nitrogen hydrolase family protein produces the protein MTAPSGEKSYRSATAAIIQMCSTDDREHNLAVAGELLEDAQGQGAELMVLPENFAFMGQDLEAKRRHLEDPETGVTVRFLQETAKSLGVWIVGGSITLAIPDSPKAANASLLVGPDGVIQARYDKMHLFDVNLGGGEALRESDFVQAGKTPVVAETPFGRLGLVICYDLRFPELFRALSQQGATIFALPAAFTLTTGQAHWELLLRARAVENFAYLLASAQWGRHADGRRTYGHAMVVEPWGTVTARAPEGDGFILADLNPKRVEQSRRKIPCLQHRVL